In Streptomyces sp. Li-HN-5-11, the sequence TCGAGACGTGGATCGACTTCAAGCGCACCAACGAGATCGCGCCGCTGCAGCTGCGTCCGCACCCGCACGAGTTCGAGCTCTACTTCGACGTGTGATCGTCAGCGGGCCGACGGCCCGCCGGGCGCCCAGGAACGTGTGAGGGCCGCCAGCCGGAGTTCTCCGGGTGGCGGCCCTCCGCCGTGCTCGGCGCCCCGTTCCATCTCGCCCTGCTCGCCTGCTGTGCTCGGTCTGCTGTGACCGCACGCTGCTTTTTCAGCGCAGCACGATCACGATGACGCCGCCGGTGTCGATGCCGTCGTGGAAGAAGTCGCCATGGCGGTGGCCGAAGCCGTCGTCGCAGTTGCCCCACCAGCCGCGGTCGTGGCAACGGTCGGTGTGGATGGTGGCAGGGTGGGCCGATGTGGCGGCCGAGGCCGTTCCTGCCGCGCCGATCGCGGCTCCGCCGGCCATCAGAACACCGGCCGCGGACACCGCGAAGAGGCGCCTCGCGCGTTGTGCATTCATGGACATACCTTCCTTCCCCCCTCGTGCGGGTGTTTCGAGGCACGATGCGGACGGCCGCAGCCGCGTGTGGAAGGTACGGGGCTCTCGCCGACGAGGCACATACCCCCTGATTGCGGCCTTTTTCCCCTCAAAGGCTAGTCGCGCGCCGAGCGCCCAGCATCTCGGTGCGGCGCTGGAACGCGGCCGTCCGTGCAACCTTCCGGGCCGCACGGAGTCCTATGTACAGGAGATCGTCCTTCCTGACCGTGTCGCAGGAGAAAGGTGAACGGGGATGTCCGAAGAGGACCACTGGGAGCGCGAGTTCGATCACAGGTGGGCGAACGCCGCCGAGCACAAGGAGCCCTCCGCGCGGGCCCGGATGCTCGCCGCCCGCTGGAAGGACAACCCGCCGGGACCGGTCCCCTTCCGCGGCGACCCGGAGCCGGTGGCCCCGCGCCGCTCGTCATGGGTGTCCACGGCCGTGGTCCTCTGCTGCGTCGCCGCGGTGATCCTCCTCCTCGGCTACGCCCAGACCCGCGGCCTGCGCTGACACCCCCGCCCCGCGCGCGCCGGGAACTCACAGGCTGCCTTTGCTGTCCCTGGGCCCGATCGGGACCGCTTCATGGGCATCCGCAGGTGCACACTGGATGGCGGGACGAGTGCCTGACTGCGGGGTGATGCAAGATGCAGAGCCGCTTCCGGAGCGACCGGCGACTGACCGTGCGGATGGGGGTCACGCTGTTCCTGCTCGGGTTGCTGTACGTGGCGTTCGTCGCCGCGCTGATCGTGTTGCTGAAGTCCTGGGTGCTGGTCGTGGTGATCGCGGCGGGCGTGCTCGCCGCCCAGTACTGGTTCTCCGACCGGATCGCCCTGTTCGCGATGCACGGCCGGGTGGTGGAGCGGGAGGAGTATCCCGAGCTGCACGCGGTGGTCGACCGGTTGTGCGCCATCGCGGACATGCCGAAGCCGGTGGTCGCCGTGTCCAACATGGACATGCCGAACGCGTTCGCGACCGGCCGGAACCCCGACAACGCGGTGGTGTGCGTGACCACCGGCCTGCTGCGGCGGCTGGAGCCCTCGGAGCTGGAGGGCGTGCTCGCGCACGAACTGTCCCACGTGGCGCACAAGGACGTCGCGGTGATCACGATCGCGTCCTTCCTGGGCGTGATCGCGGGGCTCGTCGTACGGTTCGCCTTCTACTCGGAGATCTTCGGCGGGCGGGGCCGCAAGGACCAGAACACGCTCGCCGTGTTCGCCATGGTGATGGGCGTCTCGGCGGCCGTCTACGCGATCAGCTTCCTGCTCATCCGGGCGCTGTCCCGCTACCGGGAGCTGGCCGCAGACCGGGCGGCGGCCCTCCTGACGGGGCGGCCCTCGGCGCTGGCCTCCGCGCTCACCAAGGTCTCGGGCGACATCGCCCGGATCCCCTCGGAGGACCTGCGCACCGCACAGGCCTTCAACGCCTTCTACTTCACCCCGGCGCTGGGCTCCGAGCCCGGCTTCTCCCGGCTGTTCTCGACCCACCCGAGCCTGGAGCAGCGCCTCGACCAGCTGGGGCGGATCTCCGCCGAGCTGGGTGAGGCCGCGACGCCGGGGAAGGCGGGCTGAGGATGGGGCTGCTGGACATCCTGCTCGGCCGTACCAAACCGGCCCTGCCCGACCTGGACCAGCTGTTCGCACTGCCCTCGGCGGCGGTGACGCTCGAGGCCGCGGCGGGCTTCAGGCCGACCGGGCAGGGAGCGGTGTGCTTCGCCACGGTCGAGGGCGCCGCCTTCGAGCAGACGCACCGGGAGGTGCAGGCGCTCCTCGACGCCGACGCGGATCGCAGCGGACCGCCGGTGGAACTGTCCGAGGACTCCTACGGCTACTCCTGGCTGGTCTCCCGCCGCGCCCCGGACCAGCTGCCCGAACTCGTCAACGACCTGCACGCCGTCAACAGCGCGATGGAGGTCAACGGCTTCGGCCCGCAACTGCTGTGCTCCCTGGCCGGCTTCCGGGACGATGCCGACCACCGGCTCGCCCTGGTGTACCTGTACAAGAGGGGAACGTTCTTTCCGTTCGCGCCGCTGCCCGGCCAGGCGAAGCGGCGCGACAACGCGCTGGAACTCCGCGTCAAGGCGGCCCTCTCGAACGACCTGCGCATCGAACAGGACCTGGGCCGCTGGTTCCCGGTATGGGGCGCCCCCGGTCTTTGAGGCGTGAGTGAATGGAGGGATGAGCGAGCTCTCCTCCTTCACCCACGACCACGACGGCGAACTGCTGAGCGGCGTGTGCGGCGACGGTGGCGGCGACGGCGGTGATCCCGGGCGGCCCACCGTCGTACTGCTGCACGGCGCGGGCAGGGGCAGCAAGGAGCGGCTGCTGCCCCTGCTCGCCGAGTTCACCGCCCGTGGCTGCCGCGGCATCGCCTTCGACTTCTCGGGGCACGGCGACAGCACCGGCGCGCTGCGGGAGTTGAGTCTGCGCCGGCGCTTCGAGCAGGCGGTGGCCGTGATCGACGCGTATGCGCCCGCCGGCGGGCCGCTGATCCCGGTCGGCTTCAGCATGAGCGGCCAGACCGTGGCCGACCTGGCCCGGCACTACGGGGAGCGGGTGGTGGCGCTGGGCCTGTGCGCCCCGGCCGTGTACGCGGGCGAGGCGTGGGACGTGCCGTTCGGCGACGGCGACGGGCGGTTCAGCGAGGTCATCCGCCGTCCCGGCGGCTGGCGCACGGCCCCCGCGCTCGACGTGCTGCGGGCGTACGAGGGCAGGGCGGTGCTCGCGGTGCCCGGCACGGACGCCGTCATCCCGTCCGCCGTCACCGAGGCCGTCCAGGACGCGCTGGCCACTCGGGCGCAGTTCACGCGCTTCGACGTTCCCGACGCCGGTCACCAGCTGGGCCTGTGGTTCCGGGACCACGGCGCCTGGCGCCGGGACTTCGCGGACGCGCTGCTCACGGGTCTGGGCGACCGCGGCTGGACGGCGACCAGGACGTGGGTGGCCATACAGCTTCCGCAGGGCCGGAGCGTGAGCGGGACCCGCCTGCTCAGGGGCGGCTGGAGCTCCCAGATGCGCGCGCTCACGCTCGACGACGGCACCGGTCTGGTACTGCGGACGTTCGTGAAGCCCTTCTTCCGCCGCCACGCCCCCGGGCTGCTCACCCGCGAGGCCGCCGTCCTCGCCCTGCTCGGCGGCCGGGAGTACATCCCCGTCCCGCGGCCGGTCGCCGTCGACGCCACCGCCGAACACTGCGACCACCCGAGCCTGCTGATGTCCTCGCTGCCGGGCCGGGTGCGGGTCGACGCAGCCGACCTGGAACGGCGCCTCGACCTGCTGGCCGCACAACTCGTGCGCGTTCACGGCGTCGTACCGGACGAGCGGCCGCGGCCGTACCAGGCGTGGACGCCACCGGAGCGGATGCGCGCCCGGCCCGGCGCGCTGTGGGAGCGGGCCGTGGACGTGCTGCGCCGGGAGCCTCCGGCGTACGAGGGATGCTTTCTGCACCGGGACTTCCATCCGGGGAACGTCCTGTTCACCGGAGAAGGGGACGGCCTGCGGATCAGCGGTGTCGTCGACTGGGTCGAGACCTCCTGGGGCCCGGCCGACCTCGACGTCGCCCACTGTTCCACCGCTCTCGCGCTGCTGCACGGCCCGGAGCACGGTCTGGGCTTCCGGGACCGCTACGAGGCCCACGGCGGGCGCCGTCTCGCCGACGGCCGGGACCACCTGTACTGGCGGCTGCTCGACGCCCTCCACTACGTCCCCGACGCGGCCAAGCTCGCCGGCCCCTGGCGCGACCTGGGCCGGAGCGACCTGAGCGACGAGGTGCTGGGCGAGCGGCTGGAGGCCTACGTGAGGGGGCTGCTGGAGCGGTACGACGGCTGAGCGCGCGCTCCGTCAGCCAGTCAGGGGGGCGGGCCGGGCCCCCGGGTGCTGCCGTCGCCACCCTCACTGTCAGTGGTGTCGGCCAGGATGGCCCCAGGACAAGTGCGCGCGACGAGGGGTGGATGACGGCATGGGTGCGGGATCCCGGTACATCACAGTGGCGGAGCGGCGGGCCCGGCTGGCGGTGCGGCATCGGCTGGGCTCCGGCGCACGGGCGGTGAGCCCGGAGGAGGTCGCGGACTCCCTGGTCGCGCTGCACGGCACGGACCCGGCGACGGTGTACCTGGGCGTGGGGGCGCGCCTGCTGGATCCGGCCGGGACGGTACGGGAGACCGAGCGCGCGCTGTACGAGGACCGCACGCTGGTGCGTATGCACGGCATGCGGCACACGGTCTTCGCGTTCCCGGCGGAGCTGACGGCCGTGGTGCACGCCTCGACCGGCATCGCCGTCGCCGCCCGCGCCCGCGCCGCGCTGATCAAGGACATGGCGAAGGCGGGCGCTCCGGACGCGGCCTGGCTGAAGGAGGTCGAGGAGTCGGCACTGGCCGCGCTCGCCCGGCGCGGCCAGGCCACGGCGGCCGAACTCGCCGAGGACGAACCGCGGTTGCGGGAGCAGTTCGCGTATGCGGCGGGGAAGAGCTACGAGGGCGTGCACACCGTGTCGTCGCGGCTGCTGCGGGTGCTGGGAGTGGAGGGCAGGGTGGTCAGGGGGCGGCCGCTCGGGTCCTGGACGTCCACGCAGTTCCGCTGGGCCCTCGCCCCGGAGCATCCGGAGCTGGATGTCGCCGGTGCGCAGACCGACCTGCTGCGCCGCTGGCTCGCCGCCTGCGGCCCGGCGACCGAGGCCGATCTGAAGTGGTGGACGGGATGGCGGGTGACCGACGTCCGGCGGGCGCTCGCGGCGATGGGCGCGCGGCAGGTGTCCCTCGACGAGGGCCCGGGCTACGTGGTCGCCGACGACGTGGACCCGGTGGCGGAGCCGCCCGAGCCGTGGGCGGCCCTGCTGCCCGGTCTCGATCCGACGGCGATGGGCTGGCAGCAGCGGGACTGGTACCTCGCGCCGGAGCTGCGGCCACCGCTGTTCGACGGCAGCGGCAACGTGGGCCCGACGGTGTGGTGGAACGGCCGGGTGGTCGGCGGCTGGGCCCAGCGCCGCGACGGCGAGATCGTCTGGCGGATCCTGGACACGGAGGGCGTGGGCCGGGAGGCCGAGACGGCGATCGCGGAACAGGCGAAGCGGCTGTACGCCTGGCTGGGCACGGCAAGGGTCACGCCCCGCTTCCGGACGCCGCTGGAAAAGGAGTTGGCGGCGTAGAGGCGTGGTGGCCGGGTGCCTCGCCTGGGCGCGGCACCCGGCGGTGCGTTCAGCGTGCGTACCGCATCAGGGCCCGCACCATGTGGCACGTGGTGTCCGACGGCGGGTGCACGCCGATGGCCTCGGCGGTGCTCCGTATCGTCTCGTTGCGGGCCTGGACCGGCATGTAGACACCCGAGTCGAGCAGGGCGATGGCGAGGCGCATCGCCTTCAGGCGGCGGTTGTGCGTGACATACCACTCCCGCGGGCGCCCGGGCGGCAGCGGACGCTTCGCCACGGGCGCGTACGGCAGGTCGAGCGGGACGGGACGCTTGGCGGTGGACTGGGTCGGCAACGGCTTCGGCTTCAGTGCGGCAGCGGGCACAGGCATCCTCCTGTCGCGGTGGAGCACCGCCGGGAGGCCCCCGGCGACGCTCTCGAACACTGACTCCAGTCTACTGCCCGGCACTGACATTCAGGCAGTCCGAAGGAGACCGAACAGGCCGTCAAAGTCCCAGGTGGGGAGGGAAATTGTCACCGTGTCACGTCAGCTCCGCGAGGGGTGCGTGAGACGGCAGGAAATTCGAACATCACCCTCGGTGAGGCATCGTTTCCTCATCGGGCCGGCGGCTGGATGTAGTCCTCCAGGCGGGCCACGGCGAACCCCTGTTCCCGTATCCGCTCGAGCAGGTTGGCGAACATCTTGGTCATCGTGGTGCCCTTGAGTTCACTCGGGCCGCGGAAGTGGGCGAGGATGATGTCGCCGGGGCGCAGCTTCTTGTCCGCCGTCTGGTACTGCATGTTGGTGATCTGCATGCTCTCCCGCCACCAGACGATGGCCCGGGGCCCGCACTCCCCCACCGCGGTTTTCGTGCCCGCGTCGTAGGCGCCGTAGGGCGGGCGGAAGAGCAGTGGCGCGGTGCCGTACCGCCGGGTGAGGATCTTCTGGTCGCCGCACACCTCTTCCTTCTGGCGGGCGAGCGGGACGGTGTTCATCGCGGGGTGGTGCAGGGTGTGGTTCTGTATGTGGTCGCCCATCGACTGCAGCGACTTGAAGTACCCGTAGTCCGACTTGATGGCGTCGTTCATCAGGAACATCGTGATCGGTATCTTCAGGTCCCGCATCATCGCTATGAAGCGGGGGTCCTTCTCCTGCCCGTCGTCGACGGTGATGAAGACGACCTTCTGCGAGGTCGGTATGTGCGAGAAGACCGGGACGGGCCCGTGGGC encodes:
- the htpX gene encoding zinc metalloprotease HtpX — encoded protein: MQSRFRSDRRLTVRMGVTLFLLGLLYVAFVAALIVLLKSWVLVVVIAAGVLAAQYWFSDRIALFAMHGRVVEREEYPELHAVVDRLCAIADMPKPVVAVSNMDMPNAFATGRNPDNAVVCVTTGLLRRLEPSELEGVLAHELSHVAHKDVAVITIASFLGVIAGLVVRFAFYSEIFGGRGRKDQNTLAVFAMVMGVSAAVYAISFLLIRALSRYRELAADRAAALLTGRPSALASALTKVSGDIARIPSEDLRTAQAFNAFYFTPALGSEPGFSRLFSTHPSLEQRLDQLGRISAELGEAATPGKAG
- a CDS encoding PspA-associated protein PspAB, with product MGLLDILLGRTKPALPDLDQLFALPSAAVTLEAAAGFRPTGQGAVCFATVEGAAFEQTHREVQALLDADADRSGPPVELSEDSYGYSWLVSRRAPDQLPELVNDLHAVNSAMEVNGFGPQLLCSLAGFRDDADHRLALVYLYKRGTFFPFAPLPGQAKRRDNALELRVKAALSNDLRIEQDLGRWFPVWGAPGL
- a CDS encoding alpha/beta fold hydrolase, which translates into the protein MSELSSFTHDHDGELLSGVCGDGGGDGGDPGRPTVVLLHGAGRGSKERLLPLLAEFTARGCRGIAFDFSGHGDSTGALRELSLRRRFEQAVAVIDAYAPAGGPLIPVGFSMSGQTVADLARHYGERVVALGLCAPAVYAGEAWDVPFGDGDGRFSEVIRRPGGWRTAPALDVLRAYEGRAVLAVPGTDAVIPSAVTEAVQDALATRAQFTRFDVPDAGHQLGLWFRDHGAWRRDFADALLTGLGDRGWTATRTWVAIQLPQGRSVSGTRLLRGGWSSQMRALTLDDGTGLVLRTFVKPFFRRHAPGLLTREAAVLALLGGREYIPVPRPVAVDATAEHCDHPSLLMSSLPGRVRVDAADLERRLDLLAAQLVRVHGVVPDERPRPYQAWTPPERMRARPGALWERAVDVLRREPPAYEGCFLHRDFHPGNVLFTGEGDGLRISGVVDWVETSWGPADLDVAHCSTALALLHGPEHGLGFRDRYEAHGGRRLADGRDHLYWRLLDALHYVPDAAKLAGPWRDLGRSDLSDEVLGERLEAYVRGLLERYDG
- a CDS encoding winged helix DNA-binding domain-containing protein, coding for MGAGSRYITVAERRARLAVRHRLGSGARAVSPEEVADSLVALHGTDPATVYLGVGARLLDPAGTVRETERALYEDRTLVRMHGMRHTVFAFPAELTAVVHASTGIAVAARARAALIKDMAKAGAPDAAWLKEVEESALAALARRGQATAAELAEDEPRLREQFAYAAGKSYEGVHTVSSRLLRVLGVEGRVVRGRPLGSWTSTQFRWALAPEHPELDVAGAQTDLLRRWLAACGPATEADLKWWTGWRVTDVRRALAAMGARQVSLDEGPGYVVADDVDPVAEPPEPWAALLPGLDPTAMGWQQRDWYLAPELRPPLFDGSGNVGPTVWWNGRVVGGWAQRRDGEIVWRILDTEGVGREAETAIAEQAKRLYAWLGTARVTPRFRTPLEKELAA
- a CDS encoding polysaccharide deacetylase family protein, with the protein product MRNNRSKRLYGAVVGVAAVALAAGGCGGSGNGSGSGGRKGSASPTPLRVPSGGKAVGAPLGVTAAAWHKWGLKPLPATPKPPADKPVKLSAHGPVPVFSHIPTSQKVVFITVDDGQEKDPRFIAMMRDLKIPITMFLMNDAIKSDYGYFKSLQSMGDHIQNHTLHHPAMNTVPLARQKEEVCGDQKILTRRYGTAPLLFRPPYGAYDAGTKTAVGECGPRAIVWWRESMQITNMQYQTADKKLRPGDIILAHFRGPSELKGTTMTKMFANLLERIREQGFAVARLEDYIQPPAR